One part of the Prunus persica cultivar Lovell chromosome G5, Prunus_persica_NCBIv2, whole genome shotgun sequence genome encodes these proteins:
- the LOC18778055 gene encoding protein RNA-directed DNA methylation 3 isoform X3, which yields MLTAPIGLPNPDVPPNAELSDLDLAILEEIRKLDARLDKIRKLDPALLDKIRKFDPDVHDELYNNQVSKDKMKERDGLAAEKPGQTECKDYSRSGGRKYEKACSLNPGRGEPSVAPIPECNFLGLPIRPGEKDCSFYMRNASCMFGTNCRFNHPDPTAARESEPPSGCGNGGSASLQGASSSTAAPWSAPRSLNDAPLYVPMVSPHVQIGSWGNADGVWAQSEAGNKDEASGWTKPAFINENQNDSWKKPSGVDDNRRASWGKSDGGSTWTKQDGDPTWNKQGEGSTWNKQDGSSAWNKPAGDSYWSKQAGWSSWGKQADVTAGHESGGVGNQDNGWKRASSFGGSQSMDGVNGDQPEDFNNNRSGGNWRGGSGRGNSDGGGFRGGRGFVGRGGDREEDRGGFGRRWGFGGRGGDRGSFGGRGRSDKGGFGGRGYGGRGRGRYQSGGWSNRNESIDNNSSGWSKGADGAGEGWKRDKGGGSWNQGGGSKNDWQGRNSSGWSSQSSGWNQSDVTKGIGGSGSGWNQTVEAKYTAGTQDKGTGSHNEVGTSWGNNWKSSDASNGDQSSRWKQSTAAKEVKGNTDQDGGWNKGPSSNAQAGGWGNQGSGWNKGTGSGFGGGTGEQPSAAVGGQSSDWKQSSAASGGQSSSWNQSGEAKQGTEEGAKLTNSWGKAASSWGQGF from the exons ATGTTGACAGCTCCCATCGGCCTCCCAAATCCCGACGTTCCGCCAAATGCTGAACTCTCTGATCTCGATCTTGCCATCCTTGAAGAGATTCGGAAACTTGATGCCCGCCTTGATAAAATTCGGAAACTCGACCCTGCCCTGCTTGATAAGATTCGAAAATTCGACCCAGACGTCCATGATGAGCTTTATAACAATCAG GTGTCCAAGGACAAGATGAAGGAAAGGGACGGGTTGGCAGCAGAGAAGCCAGGCCAGACCGAATGCAAG GATTATTCCAGGTCAGGAGGACGTAAATATGAAAAAGCTTGTAGTTTAAATCCCGGAAGAGGGGAACCTTCCGTAGCTCCAATTCCAGAATGTAACTTTCTGGGCCTGCCAATTCGACCG GGGGAGAAAGACTGTTCCTTCTATATGCGAAATGCCTCCTGCATGTTTGGTACAAACTGCAGGTTTAATCACCCTGATCCTACAGCTGCAAGAGAATCTGAACCCCCATCTGGATGTGGTAATGGCGGATCCGCATCATTACAAGGTGCATCGTCATCAACAGCAGCACCATGGTCTGCACCAAGATCATTGAATGATGCTCCGCTTTATGTGCCAATGGTGAGTCCGCATGTTCAGATAGGAAGCTGGGGTAATGCAGATGGGGTTTGGGCCCAATCAGAGGCAGGAAACAAAGATGAAGCAAGTGGCTGGACAAAACCTGCTTTTATTAATGAGAATCAGAATGACAGTTGGAAGAAACCAAGTGGTGTAGATGACAATAGAAGAGCTTCCTGGGGTAAATCAGATGGAGGTTCTACTTGGACTAAACAAGATGGAGATCCTACATGGAACAAACAAGGTGAAGGTTCTACTTGGAATAAACAAGATGGCAGTTCTGCTTGGAATAAACCAGCAGGAGATTCTTATTGGAGTAAACAAGCTGGATGGTCTTCATGGGGTAAACAAGCTGATGTAACAGCAGGACATGAGTCTGGCGGAGTGGGGAATCAAGATAATGGTTGGAAGAGGGCAAGTTCTTTTGGTGGCAGTCAATCAATGGATGGTGTGAATGGAGACCAACCTGAGGATTTCAATAATAATCGAAGTGGTGGGAATTGGAGAGGTGGTTCAGGTAGAGGAAATTCAGACGGAGGAGGTTTTAGAGGTGGACGGGGTTTTGTAGGTAGAGGTGGTGATAGAGAGGAGGATAGAGGGGGTTTTGGACGTAGATGGGGTTTTGGTGGTAGAGGCGGAGACAGAGGGAGCTTTGGTGGTAGAGGTAGATCAGACAAAGGAGGGTTTGGTGGTAGAGGCTACGGAGGAAGAGGCCGTGGGAGGTATCAAAGTGGTGGTTGGAGCAATAGAAATGAATCTATTGATAATAACTCATCAGGCTGGAGCAAAGGGGCAGACGGTGCTGGCGAGGGATGGAAAAGGGACAAAGGTGGAGGAAGTTGGAACCAAGGAGGTGGCAGTAAGAACGATTGGCAGGGTAGGAACTCTAGCGGATGGAGTAGCCAGAGCTCCGGTTGGAACCAGTCTGATGTGACTAAAGGAATTGGTGGTTCGGGATCAGGTTGGAATCAGACAGTTGAGGCTAAATATACTGCTGGCACTCAGGACAAGGGAACAGGTTCTCATAATGAAGTGGGCACAAGCTGGGGAAACAATTGGAAATCATCAGATGCTTCTAATGGGGACCAATCGTCTAGGTGGAAACAATCGACTGCAGCCAAAGAAGTCAAAGGAAACACTGATCAAGACGGCGGCTGGAACAAGGGACCGAGCTCAAACGCACAAGCTGGGGGCTGGGGCAACCAGGGTTCAGGTTGGAACAAAGGAACAGGTTCAGGATTTGGAGGCGGTACCGGAGAGCAACCAAGTGCTGCTGTTGGAGGTCAATCATCTGACTGGAAGCAATCAAGTGCTGCAAGCGGGGGTCAATCCTCTAGTTGGAATCAATCTGGTGAGGCAAAACAAGGAACTGAAGAAGGTGCAAAACTGACTAATTCATGGGGCAAAGCAGCAAGCTCTTGGGGGCAAGGGTTCTGA